A window of Strix aluco isolate bStrAlu1 chromosome 11, bStrAlu1.hap1, whole genome shotgun sequence contains these coding sequences:
- the IFRD2 gene encoding interferon-related developmental regulator 2 isoform X2 — protein sequence MSQDKSLYEKRLSVHGKDKTPAPKPPRKPLRDPSPNFSGPGGARAGSPASEEEAGSEVLSHCSSASEGASAAEEGAGSEAAGEPGQEEEAEDRLKEHMDNLLDKSAKTRQAALQSLRLAFSSKTLSEFLLERRLMLTDSLEKCLKKGKGEEQALAGTVLTLLCLQMGSGPEGEEVFRSLKPLLVSVLTDSMASPGARQSCATALGMCCYIAAADLEDLVSCLSCLEGIFSPPSAGEGGSAPTQHGPLHCSALQSWSLLLTICPPSHIKSVLDKRICATKIQSSCVPSSRSWLPRATSTEPRQTDGSSAPSSGTSCASSRAGSTRRRPSDLAWSACTWTAGHASEPTKPLKRCWALASATTSRTMSCYGRSSASGPPWCWMRLL from the exons atgagccaagacaagTCCTTGTATGAAAAAAGACTGAGCGTTCATGGGAAGGACAAGACGCCTGCACCGAAACCCCCgcggaagcccctcagagacccctccccaaatttta GTGGCCCCGGCGGCGCCCGGGCGGGCTCGCCCGCCAGCGAGGAGGAGGCTGGCAGCGAGGTGCTGAGCCACTGCAGCAGCGCCAGCGAGGGGGCCAGCGCGGCCGAGGAGGGCGCAG GGAGCGAGGCGGCGGGTGAGCCGGGCCAGGAGGAGGAGGCCGAGGACAGGCTGAAGGAGCACATGGACAACCTCCTGGACAAGAG TGCCAAGACACGTCAGGCGGCACTGCAGAGCCTGCGCCTGGCCTTCTCCTCCAAAACCCTCTCCGAGTTCCTGCTGGAGCGCCGCCTCATGCTCACCGACTCCCTGGAGAAGTGTCTCAAAAAAG GTAAAGGGGAGGAACAGGCGCTGGCGGGCACCGTCctcaccctcctctgcctccagatGGGCTCCGGCCCGGAGGGGGAAGAGGTATTTCGCAGCCTGAAGCCCCTGCTCGTCAGCGTCCTGACAGACAGCATGGCCAGCCCTGGCGCCCGGCAGAGT TGTGCCACGGCCCTGGGCATGTGTTGCTACATTGCCGCTGCTGACCTCGAG GACCTGGTCTCATGTCTGTCCTGCTTGGAGGGCATCTTCAGCCCCCCCAGTGCAGGTGAGGGGGGCTCCGCACCCACCCAGCACGGCCCTCTGCACTGCAGCGCGCTCCAGTCATGGTCCCTGCTCCTCACCATCTGCCCTCCCTCCCACATCAAGAGTGTCTTGGACAA GAGGATTTGTGCCACCAAGATACAGAGTTCCTGCGTGCCCAGCTCAAGGTCCTGGCTACCGAGAGCAACAAGTACCGAGCCAAGACAGACCGACGGAAGCAGCGCTCCATCTTCCGGGACATCCTGCGCTTCATCGAG AGCGGGGAGTACCAGGAGGAGACCATCCGATTTGGCCTGGAGTGCATGTACCTGGACAGCTGGGCACGCCAGCGAACCTACCAAGCCTTTAAAGAGGTGCTGGGCTCTGGCATCCGCCACCACCTCCAG AACAATGAGCTGCTACGGGAGATCTTCGGCCTCGGGCCCCCCTTGGTGCTGGATGCGGCTGCTCTGA
- the LOC141928311 gene encoding 2'-5'-oligoadenylate synthase 1-like, protein MNVGQVTAMNGLRTVSANELDRWIAETLQPSPAFCRQVKQTVKQICDFLKEDCFETDIRVHKTVKGGSAGKGTALQNNSDADVVLFLSHFSSYKQQKQERSYILDLIKRRLHVCRDTLTFTVTISKPQYRGPGKTPRSVSLTLGSRTTSESIDVDILPAYDALGQVSRDARPDMEVYVGLLNARGDPGEFSPCFTELQKKFVKRYPAKLKNLLRLVKHWYKELLKPRYCGADLPPKYALELLTIYAWEEGTGSCDSFVMAEGFRTVLELLCRHQEICIYWEMYYSLQHVQIGAHIKNLMRSRCPIILDPADPTGILGKDTRWDLMAQKAAQDLLLLPCVNTARPWDVQPARPVTVEVKQMVGTSLSRTISPGATIRQLKEQIEQAWGIPWNRQRLAQQEPGRSTPVLQDSETLATRGIFYSTTLLLLQTEPQVMEVFVKDDRNHTTTYTVRPTDTVRQLKEQIHSRGGPSANQQRLTYGSVELEDRHTLAHYDVQPKSTIFMLLRLRGGTGPQHPQFPA, encoded by the exons ATGAACGTGGGGCAGGTGACAGCCATGAATGGGCTGAGGACGGTGTCTGCCAACGAGCTGGACCGCTGGATCGCAGAGaccctgcagcccagcccagctttCTGCAGGCAGGTGAAGCAGACGGTGAAGCAGATCTGTGACTTCCTCAAGGAGGACTGCTTCGAGACCGACATCCGTGTCCACAAGACCGTCAAG GGTGGCTCGGCAGGCAAGGGCACAGCCCTGCAGAACAACTCCGATGCCGATGTGGTGCTCTTCCTCAGCCACTTCTCCAGCTACAAGCAGCAGAAACAGGAGAGAAGTTATATCCTGGATTTGATCAAGAGGAGGCTGCATGTCTGCAGAGACACCCTGACTTTCACTGTGACCATCAGCAAGCCCCAGTACAGAGGTCCCGGCAAAACGCCGCGTTCTGTCAGCCTCACTCTCGGCTCCAGGACAACCTCAGAGTCCATCGATGTGGACATCCTGCCCGCCTACGATGCCTTGG GGCAGGTGAGCCGGGATGCCCGGCCGGACATGGAGGTGTACGTGGGGCTCCTAAATGCCAGGGGTGACCCTGGGGAGTTCTCTCCCTGCTTCACTGAGCTGCAGAAGAAGTTTGTGAAGCGTTACCCTGCCAAGCTGAAGAACCTCCTGCGCCTGGTTAAGCACTGGTACAAGGAG CTGCTGAAGCCACGGTACTGCGGTGCAGACCTGCCCCCCAAGTATGCCCTGGAGCTGCTGACCATCTACGCCTGGGAGGAGGGCACAGGCTCCTGCGACTCCTTCGTCATGGCCGAGGGTTTCCGTacagtgctggagctgctgtgccGGCACCAGGAGATCTGCATCTACTGGGAGATGTACTACTCGCTCCAGCATGTCCAGATCGGCGCCCACATCAAAAACCTGATGCGCAGTCGCTG CCCCATTATCCTGGATCCCGCCGACCCCACGGGAATCCTGGGCAAAGACACGCGTTGGGACCTGATGGCACAGAAAGCTGCCCAAGACCTTTTACTGCTGCCCTGTGTCAATACTGCCCGGCCCTGGGATGTGCAG CCGGCCCGGCCCGTGACGGTTGAGGTGAAGCAGATGGTGGGCACCAGCCTGAGCAGGACCATCAGCCCAGGCGCCACCATCCGGCAGCTGAAGGAGCAGATTGAGCAGGCATGGGGCATCCCCTGGAACAGGCAGCGCCTGGcgcagcaggagccaggcaggagcaCCCCTGTCCTGCAGGACAGTGAGACCCTGGCCACCCGCGGCATCTTCTACAgcaccacgctgctgctgctgcagaccGAGCCCCAGGTGATGGAGGTCTTTGTGAAGGATGACAGGAACCACACCACCACCTACACAGTGCGGCCCACCGACACCGTCCGACAGCTGAAGGAGCAGATCCACTCCCGGGGGGGACCCTCCGCCAACCAGCAGCGCCTGACGTACGGCTCCGTGGAGCTGGAGGACAGACACACGCTGGCGCACTATGACGTCCAGCCCAAGAGCACAATCTTCATGCTCCTGCGGCTCCGGGGGGGCACaggcccccagcacccccaattCCCTGCCTGA
- the IFRD2 gene encoding interferon-related developmental regulator 2 isoform X1, whose amino-acid sequence MSQDKSLYEKRLSVHGKDKTPAPKPPRKPLRDPSPNFSGPGGARAGSPASEEEAGSEVLSHCSSASEGASAAEEGAGSEAAGEPGQEEEAEDRLKEHMDNLLDKSAKTRQAALQSLRLAFSSKTLSEFLLERRLMLTDSLEKCLKKGKGEEQALAGTVLTLLCLQMGSGPEGEEVFRSLKPLLVSVLTDSMASPGARQSCATALGMCCYIAAADLEDLVSCLSCLEGIFSPPSAGEGGSAPTQHGPLHCSALQSWSLLLTICPPSHIKSVLDNRWLKLPPLLSSTSVALRILAGETIALVFELAQDVEEDLCHQDTEFLRAQLKVLATESNKYRAKTDRRKQRSIFRDILRFIESGEYQEETIRFGLECMYLDSWARQRTYQAFKEVLGSGIRHHLQNNELLREIFGLGPPLVLDAAALKASKVSRFEKHLYNSAAFKARTKARSRVRDKRADVL is encoded by the exons atgagccaagacaagTCCTTGTATGAAAAAAGACTGAGCGTTCATGGGAAGGACAAGACGCCTGCACCGAAACCCCCgcggaagcccctcagagacccctccccaaatttta GTGGCCCCGGCGGCGCCCGGGCGGGCTCGCCCGCCAGCGAGGAGGAGGCTGGCAGCGAGGTGCTGAGCCACTGCAGCAGCGCCAGCGAGGGGGCCAGCGCGGCCGAGGAGGGCGCAG GGAGCGAGGCGGCGGGTGAGCCGGGCCAGGAGGAGGAGGCCGAGGACAGGCTGAAGGAGCACATGGACAACCTCCTGGACAAGAG TGCCAAGACACGTCAGGCGGCACTGCAGAGCCTGCGCCTGGCCTTCTCCTCCAAAACCCTCTCCGAGTTCCTGCTGGAGCGCCGCCTCATGCTCACCGACTCCCTGGAGAAGTGTCTCAAAAAAG GTAAAGGGGAGGAACAGGCGCTGGCGGGCACCGTCctcaccctcctctgcctccagatGGGCTCCGGCCCGGAGGGGGAAGAGGTATTTCGCAGCCTGAAGCCCCTGCTCGTCAGCGTCCTGACAGACAGCATGGCCAGCCCTGGCGCCCGGCAGAGT TGTGCCACGGCCCTGGGCATGTGTTGCTACATTGCCGCTGCTGACCTCGAG GACCTGGTCTCATGTCTGTCCTGCTTGGAGGGCATCTTCAGCCCCCCCAGTGCAGGTGAGGGGGGCTCCGCACCCACCCAGCACGGCCCTCTGCACTGCAGCGCGCTCCAGTCATGGTCCCTGCTCCTCACCATCTGCCCTCCCTCCCACATCAAGAGTGTCTTGGACAA TCGCTGGCTGAAGCTACCCCCGCTGCTGTCCAGCACCAGCGTCGCGCTGCGCATCCTGGCCGGGGAAACCATCGCGCTGGTCTTTGAGCTGGCCCAGGATGTGGAG GAGGATTTGTGCCACCAAGATACAGAGTTCCTGCGTGCCCAGCTCAAGGTCCTGGCTACCGAGAGCAACAAGTACCGAGCCAAGACAGACCGACGGAAGCAGCGCTCCATCTTCCGGGACATCCTGCGCTTCATCGAG AGCGGGGAGTACCAGGAGGAGACCATCCGATTTGGCCTGGAGTGCATGTACCTGGACAGCTGGGCACGCCAGCGAACCTACCAAGCCTTTAAAGAGGTGCTGGGCTCTGGCATCCGCCACCACCTCCAG AACAATGAGCTGCTACGGGAGATCTTCGGCCTCGGGCCCCCCTTGGTGCTGGATGCGGCTGCTCTGAAAGCCAGCAAGGTCTCCCGCTTCGAGAAG caCCTCTACAACTCGGCTGCCTTCAAAGCCCGCACGAAAGCCCGGAGCCGGGTGCGGGACAAGCGGGCAGACGTGCTGTGA
- the NAA80 gene encoding N-alpha-acetyltransferase 80, with the protein MGSVSEELSLVPLHQRPELLEACAELLGEEWGKSRASRLHTLQRSSDAFPTCLLLLRSRGPAEAPTAREGPCQLVGHVRLSRVAGRPRDLFVESVVVARALRGQGYGRRLMEAAERWARARGFSRLHLTTHDKQHFYAHLGFVLGEPVQSVAFLSPAIPAEVLRLFSASGPPGSATATRPRVPSTTPPPRSPPAAPPPPPPPTVVWARGVLAESNGQSLLETPHRDAKGLPIFWMKKDI; encoded by the coding sequence ATGGGCTCTGTGTCGGAGGAGCTCAGCCTGGTCCCCCTGCACCAGAGGCCGGAGCTGCTGGAGGCCTGCGCCGAGCTGCTGGGCGAGGAGTGGGGGAAGAGCCGGGCGTCGCGGCTCCACACGCTCCAGCGCTCCTCGGATGCCTTCCCCACCTGCCTGCTGTTGCTGCGGAGCCGGGGCCCTGCCGAGGCCCCCACCGCCCGAGAGGGTCCCTGCCAGCTCGTCGGCCACGTCCGGCTGTCCCGCGTGGCCGGCCGGCCCCGCGACCTCTTTGTGGAGAGCGTGGTGGTGGCCCGGGCGCTGCGGGGCCAGGGCTATGGGCGGCGGCTGATGGAGGCCGCCGAGCGGTGGGCCCGGGCCCGGGGCTTCAGCCGCCTGCACCTCACCACCCACGACAAGCAGCATTTCTATGCCCACCTGGGCTTTGTCCTGGGAGAGCCGGTGCAGAGCGTGGCCTTCCTCAGCCCCGCCATACCCGCCGAGGTGCTGCGGCTCTTCTCTGCCTCTGGCCCTCCTGGCTCGGCCACCGCCACCAGGCCAAGGGTGCCCTCCACCACCCCGCCTCCCCGCtcgccccccgctgcccccccgccgccccccccgccaaCCGTGGTCTGGGCGAGGGGAGTCCTGGCCGAGAGCAACGGGCAGAGCCTCCTGGAGACCCCCCACCGCGATGCCAAAGGGCTGCCCATCTTCTGGATGAAGAAGGACATCTGA
- the LSMEM2 gene encoding leucine-rich single-pass membrane protein 2 isoform X3, which yields MAPGGHSQCSPACGHRAVPKEHWHWLPAPAQHRVGIKTGVTSGRGLSLQGCRGQVGAVGRAHTHPLPPLLADGMGRAEGAAPPEPGDPDGSEPGAISLRPVESISDLHWASGGQKGTEVLQSQSVRALAQWLESQEDAVHQLRAASGQLWARLNASAEPGGHR from the exons ATGGCGCCGGGGGGGCACAGCCAGTGCTCGCCCGCCTGCGGCCACAGGGCTGTGCCAAAGGAACACTGGCATtggctgcccgccccggcacagCATCGGGTTGGCATCAAAACTGGGGTCACCTCTGGGAGGGGTCTGTCCCTGCAGGGGTGCCGGGGACAGGtaggggctgtgggcagggcccACACTCACCCTCTGCCTCCGCTCCTGGCAGACGGCATGGGAAGGGCCGAGGGTGCTGCGCCGCCAGAGCCTGGGGACCCCGATGGCAGTGAGCCTGGAGCCATCAGCCTGCGCCCCGTGGAGTCCATCAGCGACCTGCACTGGGCCTCGGGCGGGCAGAAGGGCACCGAGG TCCTGCAGAGCCAATCGGTGCGGGCGCTGGCCCAGTGGCTGGAGAGCCAGGAGGACGCCGTGCACCAGCTGCGGGCAGCCAGCGGGCAGCTCTGGGCTCGTCTCAACGCCAGCGCCGAGCCCGGCGGGCACCGCTGA
- the LOC141928307 gene encoding hyaluronidase-3-like, protein MARVPAAPHLLTPTALLSPQGAGPMGSRRRRMVLALALWACLALGTAGGESPAPEPLVGGQPFAVVWNVPAGRCQRRFGVGLPLGDYGIVENRDGRFAGQNITIFYKNKFGLYPYLSQQGVPRNGGIPQRLPLGTHLSRAARDIRLLLHPTFHGLAVVDWEEWRPLWAQNWGAKRIYRAASEQWVRERHGLLPARRQLRLARREFEQAAQALMEETLLLGRTLRPEGLWGFYRFPDCLNGNWAKKANYTGQCRPAEVQRNNRLGWLWAASAALYPSIYLPLALPPALRRRYVHHRLREALRVAAFGANGLLPVVTYSRLSFRRSPRFLELADLVHTIGESAALGAAGLVLWGDMSYSRSAESCASLRHYLVSTLGPYVANVTAAARECSYRQCHGHGRCVRRQPHDLGSLLHLGPSASPPASFRCHCYRGWAGEDCARWVQPGPATSCLAPTHTHGLYGHKDLPPSDVCQPRGMWGW, encoded by the exons ATGGCCAGGGTACCTGCTGCACCCCACCTCCTCACCCCCACCGCTCTCCTTTCCCCACAGGGTGCCGGCCCCATGGGCAGCCGGCGGCGCAGGATGGTGCTGGCGCTGGCGCTGTGGGCCTGCCTGGCGCTGGGCACGGCCGGCGGGGAGAGCCCAGCGCCGGAGCCGCTGGTGGGCGGCCAGCCCTTCGCTGTGGTGTGGAACGTCCCTGCCGGCCGCTGCCAGCGCCGCTTCGGCGTGGGGCTGCCCCTCGGCGACTATGGCATCGTGGAGAACAGGGATGGCCGCTTCGCTGGCCAGAACATCACCATCTTCTACAAGAACAAGTTTGGGCTGTACCCCTACCTGTCACAACAGGGTGTCCCCCGCAATGGTGGCATTCCCCAGCGGCTCCCCCTTGGCACCCACCTCTCCAGGGCAGCCAGGGACATCCGCCTCCTCCTGCACCCCACTTTCCATGGCCTGGCTGTGGTGGACTGGGAGGAGTGGAGGCCCCTCTGGGCCCAAAACTGGGGGGCCAAGCGTATCTACCGGGCGGCCTCGGAACAGTGGGTGCGGGAGCGGCACGGCCTCCTGCCGGCGCGGCGGCAGCTCCGGCTGGCCCGGCGGGAGTTTGAGCAGGCGGCCCAGGCTCTGATGGAGGAGACACTTCTGCTGGGCCGGACCCTGCGCCCGGAGGGACTCTGGGGTTTCTACCGCTTCCCCGACTGCCTCAACGGCAACTGGGCCAAGAAGGCCAACTACACCGGGCAGTGCCGGCCGGCGGAGGTGCAGCGCAACAACCGGCTGGGCTGGCTCTGGGCTGCCTCGGCCGCCCTCTACCCCAGCATCTACCTGCCGctggcgctgccgcccgccctgCGCCGCCGCTACGTGCACCACCGGCTGCGTGAGGCCCTGCGTGTGGCTGCCTTTGGGGCCAATGGCCTCCTGCCCGTGGTCACCTACTCCCGCCTCTCCTTCCGCCGCTCACCCCGATTCCTGGAGCTG GCTGACCTGGTGCACACCATCGGGGAGAGTGCGGCGCTGGGTGCGGCTGGACTCGTTCTCTGGGGAGACATGTCGTACTCCCGCTCGGCT gagAGCTGTGCCAGCCTGCGCCACTACCTCGTATCCACCCTGGGTCCCTACGTGGCCAACGTGACGGCGGCAGCACGGGAGTGCAGCTACAGGCAGTGCCACGGGCACGGGCGCTGCGTGCGCCGGCAGCCCCACGACCTGGGCAGCCTCCTGCACCTTGGCCCCAGTGCCAGCCCACCGGCCTCTTTCCGCTGCCACTGCTACCGCGGCTGGGCCGGTGAAGACTGTGCCCGGTGGGTTCAGCCTggccctgccacctcctgcctggCACCCACCCACACTCACGGCCTCTACGGGCATAAGGACCTCCCGCCCTCCGATGTCTGCCAGCCGCGGGGTATGTGGGGCTGGTGA
- the LSMEM2 gene encoding leucine-rich single-pass membrane protein 2 isoform X2 has product MPREAGEDGMGRAEGAAPPEPGDPDGSEPGAISLRPVESISDLHWASGGQKGTEGNGPAPSSSLHRPPPRPVPPGPPPLLPTLRPVPAASPCPCLGPSHPLLLALLGLLALASLVLATLAIYLSVLQSQSVRALAQWLESQEDAVHQLRAASGQLWARLNASAEPGGHR; this is encoded by the exons ATGCCCAGGGAGGCTGGAGAAG ACGGCATGGGAAGGGCCGAGGGTGCTGCGCCGCCAGAGCCTGGGGACCCCGATGGCAGTGAGCCTGGAGCCATCAGCCTGCGCCCCGTGGAGTCCATCAGCGACCTGCACTGGGCCTCGGGCGGGCAGAAGGGCACCGAGG GCAACGGCCCGGCTCCCTCCAGCAGCCTGCATCGGCCCCCACCTCGCCCCGTGCCCCCTGGCCCCCCGCCACTCCTGCCCACCCTGCGCCCTGTGCCTGccgccagcccctgcccctgcctcggccccagccaccccctgctcctggccctgctggggctcctggcactGGCGAGCCTGGTCCTGGCCACACTGGCCATCTACCTGAGTG TCCTGCAGAGCCAATCGGTGCGGGCGCTGGCCCAGTGGCTGGAGAGCCAGGAGGACGCCGTGCACCAGCTGCGGGCAGCCAGCGGGCAGCTCTGGGCTCGTCTCAACGCCAGCGCCGAGCCCGGCGGGCACCGCTGA
- the LSMEM2 gene encoding leucine-rich single-pass membrane protein 2 isoform X1, whose translation MAPGGHSQCSPACGHRAVPKEHWHWLPAPAQHRVGIKTGVTSGRGLSLQGCRGQVGAVGRAHTHPLPPLLADGMGRAEGAAPPEPGDPDGSEPGAISLRPVESISDLHWASGGQKGTEGNGPAPSSSLHRPPPRPVPPGPPPLLPTLRPVPAASPCPCLGPSHPLLLALLGLLALASLVLATLAIYLSVLQSQSVRALAQWLESQEDAVHQLRAASGQLWARLNASAEPGGHR comes from the exons ATGGCGCCGGGGGGGCACAGCCAGTGCTCGCCCGCCTGCGGCCACAGGGCTGTGCCAAAGGAACACTGGCATtggctgcccgccccggcacagCATCGGGTTGGCATCAAAACTGGGGTCACCTCTGGGAGGGGTCTGTCCCTGCAGGGGTGCCGGGGACAGGtaggggctgtgggcagggcccACACTCACCCTCTGCCTCCGCTCCTGGCAGACGGCATGGGAAGGGCCGAGGGTGCTGCGCCGCCAGAGCCTGGGGACCCCGATGGCAGTGAGCCTGGAGCCATCAGCCTGCGCCCCGTGGAGTCCATCAGCGACCTGCACTGGGCCTCGGGCGGGCAGAAGGGCACCGAGG GCAACGGCCCGGCTCCCTCCAGCAGCCTGCATCGGCCCCCACCTCGCCCCGTGCCCCCTGGCCCCCCGCCACTCCTGCCCACCCTGCGCCCTGTGCCTGccgccagcccctgcccctgcctcggccccagccaccccctgctcctggccctgctggggctcctggcactGGCGAGCCTGGTCCTGGCCACACTGGCCATCTACCTGAGTG TCCTGCAGAGCCAATCGGTGCGGGCGCTGGCCCAGTGGCTGGAGAGCCAGGAGGACGCCGTGCACCAGCTGCGGGCAGCCAGCGGGCAGCTCTGGGCTCGTCTCAACGCCAGCGCCGAGCCCGGCGGGCACCGCTGA